A region from the Desulfobaccales bacterium genome encodes:
- a CDS encoding carbonic anhydrase yields MANPDQGLSGKQVWQRLIAGNMRFVQGLFQGRNMLDLRRTLTQGQQPEAAVLCCSDSRVPAEIIFDQSLGDLFVVRTAGLVLEPTSIGSLEYAVAHLHVPLLVIKGHECCGAVTAAVTHPEHDEGHISAIVKQIAPAAAQARLTGKNGHDLVEEATNHHLKFLDETLRRESRIIGDALERGSLDLVVAKYLLHSGKVETLNATF; encoded by the coding sequence ATGGCGAATCCCGATCAGGGGCTCAGCGGTAAACAGGTATGGCAGCGACTCATCGCCGGCAATATGCGTTTTGTCCAGGGACTGTTCCAGGGCCGTAATATGCTGGACTTAAGACGCACTCTCACCCAAGGTCAGCAACCCGAAGCCGCGGTGCTGTGTTGTTCCGATTCCCGGGTGCCGGCGGAAATCATCTTCGATCAAAGCTTAGGTGATCTATTCGTCGTCCGCACCGCCGGTTTGGTACTGGAACCCACCAGCATCGGCAGCCTGGAGTATGCCGTCGCCCATCTCCATGTACCCCTGCTGGTTATCAAGGGGCACGAATGTTGCGGGGCCGTCACTGCCGCGGTAACCCATCCGGAACACGACGAAGGCCATATCAGCGCCATCGTTAAGCAGATTGCCCCGGCCGCGGCCCAGGCCCGGTTAACCGGCAAGAACGGTCACGATCTGGTGGAAGAGGCTACGAATCATCACCTAAAATTTTTGGACGAGACCTTACGGCGGGAGAGCCGGATCATCGGAGATGCCTTGGAGCGCGGCAGCCTTGATCTGGTTGTGGCCAAATACCTGCTACATTCCGGCAAAGTGGAGACGCTGAACGCCACCTTCTAA
- a CDS encoding response regulator, translating into MGLILAVDDEPDMLTLIKMIIEGYSDHQVTTTNNPMEVAELLSKQRFDLIITDLKMPGMDGMELLELAKKYDQDVLTLMVTAFGSLESAEEAVAKGAFDYISKPFRKETLLIAIDKAMRWRQMAQQIKELKGKLEKD; encoded by the coding sequence ATGGGACTTATTCTAGCTGTGGATGACGAACCCGACATGCTCACTTTGATCAAAATGATCATTGAAGGGTATAGCGATCATCAAGTTACGACCACCAACAACCCGATGGAAGTGGCCGAGTTACTCTCTAAGCAGCGTTTTGATCTTATCATTACTGACTTGAAGATGCCGGGCATGGACGGGATGGAGTTGCTGGAGCTTGCCAAAAAATATGATCAAGATGTATTGACCTTAATGGTCACTGCTTTTGGTTCCCTGGAATCCGCCGAGGAAGCTGTGGCCAAAGGCGCCTTTGACTACATCAGCAAACCCTTTCGAAAGGAAACGCTCCTCATAGCTATTGACAAGGCCATGCGTTGGCGGCAGATGGCGCAACAGATCAAGGAACTTAAAGGCAAACTGGAAAAAGACTAG
- a CDS encoding ATP-binding protein — protein sequence MRIAMDKVNIRRLLTGLGLMVIVLLAVAFVLGLLSLQRTREIVSEDFQQQQLILAKTTARQIEDGLEFLRRELKILNYSPAIQYLEEVAWANRMQVSFNDLSKLGVTEIERLDFRGPNAGRTYILDAKGSRVLERQSFDSPEVAWAKDPANRGHIYQGPIALEPRGDHQVPFFTLATPVYEESVDESHPKATGKLDGVLLFKVDASQFAGHYCAGIRSGRTGYCWVINTEGIFLYHPEREFIGEDAFTARGRRNPVISFTTINEIQKSKMLAGEEGTSQYNSGWHRGVIRQMEKFVAYSHAKVNPDGSRIWPVAVVAPTDEVYGTIHSLYIRQFLIQGILIFALILAACAVIYYEMRWSVELQREVDHATTNLRRSREQYKSVVENARDFIFLLDEKGTFISANTAAARVFGTPAAGIAGKSLSGLFAPDDAAALLTQVRDTVDSRKSSEVKSAVRIKDRIYWLSTHFVPVFGEDGRTVERILVMARDITERQRIEEQLYQTEKLASLGTLSAGVAHEINNPLGVILGFTEILLDRIPLDSKEHELLKTIERQGLNAKRIVEKLMTYARQPAKQEEFTDLNKDIEMVTSLLQNNLFTNKIELELRLARELPRVHGDSGELQQVFINLVNNAVAAMPTGGKLSVITRINPYNQMVEAIFADTGTGIPKEIADRIFDPFFTTKKVGEGTGLGLSVSYAIVNKYGGNLRFETRVQEAAGVNQGTTFFVTLQPEIAANLKETR from the coding sequence ATGCGCATTGCGATGGATAAGGTCAATATCCGGAGGCTACTCACGGGCTTAGGCCTGATGGTAATTGTGCTGCTGGCGGTGGCCTTTGTGCTGGGACTTCTTTCCCTGCAAAGGACGCGGGAGATAGTTTCTGAAGATTTCCAACAGCAGCAACTAATCCTGGCCAAGACCACCGCCCGGCAAATCGAAGACGGATTGGAGTTTTTGCGGCGCGAGCTCAAAATCCTCAATTACTCACCGGCCATCCAATACCTGGAGGAGGTGGCCTGGGCCAACCGCATGCAGGTCAGTTTCAACGACCTCTCCAAACTAGGGGTGACCGAGATTGAGAGGCTGGACTTCCGGGGCCCTAATGCCGGCCGCACCTATATCCTGGACGCCAAAGGCTCCCGTGTCCTGGAGCGACAGTCGTTTGACTCCCCCGAAGTGGCCTGGGCTAAAGACCCGGCCAACCGGGGCCACATTTACCAGGGGCCGATTGCACTTGAACCCCGAGGTGATCACCAGGTCCCCTTCTTCACCCTGGCCACGCCGGTATATGAAGAGAGCGTGGATGAATCGCATCCCAAGGCGACGGGCAAGCTAGACGGGGTGCTGCTGTTTAAAGTCGATGCCAGCCAGTTTGCCGGCCACTACTGCGCCGGCATTCGCTCCGGGCGCACGGGCTACTGCTGGGTGATCAACACAGAAGGGATTTTTCTCTATCATCCGGAGCGGGAGTTCATCGGCGAAGACGCCTTTACGGCCCGGGGCCGGCGCAACCCGGTGATTAGCTTCACCACGATCAACGAGATTCAGAAATCGAAAATGCTGGCCGGAGAAGAAGGGACTTCCCAATACAATTCAGGTTGGCACCGGGGGGTTATCCGGCAAATGGAAAAATTTGTGGCTTACAGCCATGCCAAGGTGAATCCGGACGGTTCCCGCATCTGGCCCGTGGCCGTGGTGGCGCCCACCGATGAAGTCTACGGCACCATCCATTCCCTCTACATCCGGCAATTCTTAATCCAGGGGATTCTCATATTCGCCCTGATCTTGGCCGCCTGTGCAGTTATCTACTATGAAATGCGCTGGTCCGTGGAACTGCAGCGGGAGGTGGACCATGCCACGACGAATTTGCGTCGCAGCCGGGAACAGTATAAATCAGTGGTGGAAAATGCCCGGGACTTTATTTTCTTACTGGATGAGAAGGGGACCTTCATTAGCGCCAATACGGCCGCAGCCCGGGTGTTCGGCACTCCGGCCGCGGGTATAGCCGGGAAATCTCTCTCAGGTCTTTTTGCACCCGACGACGCCGCCGCCTTATTGACGCAGGTGCGCGACACAGTGGATAGCCGGAAAAGCTCCGAAGTCAAGTCCGCGGTACGCATTAAGGACCGGATCTACTGGCTCTCCACCCATTTTGTGCCCGTCTTTGGAGAAGACGGCCGCACGGTAGAACGGATCCTGGTTATGGCGCGGGATATTACCGAGCGTCAGCGTATAGAAGAGCAACTTTATCAAACTGAAAAACTGGCTTCCCTGGGCACCCTCTCAGCCGGGGTGGCCCACGAGATCAATAACCCCTTAGGCGTCATCCTGGGGTTCACTGAAATCTTGTTGGACCGCATACCTTTGGACAGCAAGGAGCATGAGCTTCTCAAAACCATTGAACGGCAGGGCCTCAATGCCAAAAGGATTGTGGAAAAGTTGATGACCTATGCCCGACAGCCTGCGAAGCAGGAAGAATTTACCGATCTCAACAAAGACATTGAAATGGTGACCTCCTTGCTGCAAAATAATCTTTTTACCAATAAGATTGAATTGGAATTGCGCCTGGCCCGGGAGTTGCCCCGGGTTCACGGTGATTCCGGGGAACTGCAACAGGTGTTTATCAACCTGGTGAATAATGCGGTGGCGGCCATGCCAACGGGGGGCAAGCTTTCGGTAATTACCAGGATCAACCCATATAACCAAATGGTGGAGGCGATTTTCGCCGACACCGGCACCGGCATCCCCAAGGAGATCGCCGACCGCATCTTCGATCCATTCTTCACCACCAAGAAAGTGGGGGAAGGCACGGGTTTGGGATTGTCGGTAAGCTACGCCATCGTCAACAAGTATGGCGGAAATCTCCGCTTTGAGACCCGAGTGCAGGAAGCCGCTGGAGTTAATCAAGGCACGACTTTTTTTGTCACATTACAACCCGAAATTGCGGCGAACCTTAAAGAAACCAGGTAG
- a CDS encoding alpha/beta hydrolase, translating into MRRLYGLFGILVGLILLTVPNPGDGQEQAPAYSTPLGIALDEYAYPYPVQFLTLNIDGQQLRMAYMDVIPPGWDGHRGAVLLHGKNFYGSYWDNTIKALTAAGYRVIVPDQLGFGKSTKPEIDYSFDLLAANTAQLLDQLQVKQAVIVGHSMGGMLAVRFARNYPERTSRLVLEDPIGLEDYRFFVPPQPTYQLYDIEMKMTPDKYRAFIKRYFVHWKPEYESFVETRCRMMLSGEYPRYAKAAALTFQMIYQQPVRHEFPLIKAPTLLVVGLKDRTTVGRGRVPEEILQDKGRYDLLSKAAAKDIPNCRLVEISEVGHIPHLEAPEQFHQVLLDFLAK; encoded by the coding sequence ATGAGACGCCTATATGGTCTGTTTGGAATATTGGTAGGTCTGATCCTACTGACAGTTCCAAATCCCGGGGACGGGCAGGAACAGGCGCCGGCTTATTCAACCCCCTTGGGCATTGCCCTGGATGAATATGCGTATCCTTACCCGGTCCAATTTCTTACCCTCAATATCGATGGACAACAACTGCGAATGGCCTATATGGACGTGATCCCCCCAGGCTGGGACGGCCATCGGGGCGCAGTCTTGCTGCATGGGAAGAATTTTTACGGCAGCTATTGGGACAACACCATCAAAGCTCTGACGGCTGCGGGCTACCGGGTAATTGTCCCTGACCAGTTGGGTTTCGGTAAATCCACCAAGCCGGAAATCGATTACAGCTTTGACCTGCTGGCGGCCAACACGGCCCAATTGCTCGATCAGCTGCAGGTGAAGCAGGCCGTAATCGTGGGCCACTCCATGGGCGGCATGTTAGCAGTGCGATTTGCCCGCAACTACCCGGAGCGCACCAGCCGCCTGGTCTTGGAGGACCCCATTGGCCTGGAGGACTATCGCTTCTTTGTGCCACCCCAGCCCACCTACCAGCTTTATGACATTGAAATGAAGATGACGCCCGATAAATACCGGGCCTTTATCAAGCGCTATTTTGTGCACTGGAAACCGGAGTACGAATCCTTTGTGGAGACCCGTTGCCGGATGATGCTCAGCGGCGAATATCCCCGCTACGCCAAGGCTGCGGCCCTTACTTTCCAGATGATTTACCAACAGCCGGTCCGGCACGAATTTCCTTTAATCAAGGCGCCCACTTTGCTGGTTGTTGGCCTGAAGGACCGCACTACGGTGGGGCGGGGGCGGGTGCCCGAGGAGATCCTGCAAGACAAAGGTCGCTACGATCTGTTGAGCAAGGCGGCAGCCAAGGATATCCCTAATTGCCGGCTGGTGGAGATTTCGGAGGTCGGGCATATCCCACATCTGGAGGCGCCGGAGCAGTTTCATCAGGTCTTGCTGGACTTCTTGGCAAAGTGA